A single genomic interval of uncultured Pseudodesulfovibrio sp. harbors:
- a CDS encoding ABC transporter substrate-binding protein, protein MSSGLRRITVAFFIIATLFCSSITAHATDKITIASVSWTGVTIKSEIAVSVLESLGYKAENKVFSVPITYSALSTGDADVFFGNWMPSMANIANKFFDKGTVIKYVANMPGAKYTLAVPSYCAKAGLKDFSDIAKFGDKLDWKIYGIEPGNDGNMIIQDMIDKNMFGLGKFKLIASSEVAMLSEVQAYAKNDKWIVFLGWAPHSMNERIDMTYLTGSTDATFGGNDGTATVWTNTRKGLEKDNPNVAKLFKNMLFPVSMMNQIMTEVHNNKNLKLDKAGLKWLKANPSMYEKWLDGVTTVDGKPGAAAFKAYLDSNV, encoded by the coding sequence ATGTCTTCCGGCCTTCGGCGCATTACTGTCGCCTTTTTCATCATCGCAACCCTTTTCTGCTCCAGCATCACAGCACACGCCACCGACAAGATCACTATCGCCAGTGTGTCCTGGACCGGCGTAACCATCAAATCCGAAATCGCGGTTTCCGTTCTGGAAAGCCTCGGCTACAAGGCGGAAAACAAGGTCTTTTCCGTACCCATCACCTATTCCGCCCTGTCCACAGGCGATGCCGATGTCTTCTTTGGCAACTGGATGCCGTCCATGGCCAACATCGCCAACAAGTTTTTCGACAAGGGAACGGTCATCAAATACGTGGCCAACATGCCCGGTGCAAAATACACTCTGGCAGTGCCTTCCTACTGCGCCAAGGCCGGACTCAAGGATTTCAGCGATATCGCCAAATTCGGCGACAAGCTCGACTGGAAAATCTACGGCATTGAACCGGGCAACGACGGCAACATGATCATACAGGACATGATCGACAAAAACATGTTCGGGCTTGGCAAGTTCAAGCTGATCGCCTCCAGTGAAGTAGCCATGCTCTCCGAGGTTCAGGCATACGCCAAAAACGACAAATGGATCGTCTTCCTCGGCTGGGCACCGCACAGCATGAACGAACGCATCGACATGACCTACCTCACCGGCAGCACCGACGCGACCTTCGGCGGCAACGACGGCACAGCCACCGTCTGGACCAATACCCGCAAAGGGCTGGAAAAGGACAATCCCAACGTTGCCAAGCTGTTCAAGAACATGCTCTTCCCCGTCTCCATGATGAACCAGATCATGACCGAAGTTCACAACAACAAGAACCTCAAGCTGGACAAGGCCGGTCTCAAATGGCTCAAGGCCAATCCCTCCATGTACGAAAAATGGCTCGACGGCGTAACCACTGTCGACGGCAAACCGGGTGCAGCCGCCTTCAAAGCGTATCTGGACTCCAACGTCTAG
- the betB gene encoding betaine-aldehyde dehydrogenase, whose product MITGKLYINGQWVESQSGKERIILNPFDASAIATVAEGNRTDTKAAIKAARHAFDHGGWPQTPASERARLLFRLADLIERDNEELARLESLDTGKTVEESRWDMNDIAGIFRYFAGLADKDGGEVIASPNPNSTSTIVREPVGVCGQISPWNYPLLQASWKMAPALAAGCTIVIKPSEITPLTTLKVTELAEETGFPSGVVNTVLGPGPEVGAELAESDDVDLISFTGGIATGKTIMRAAADNVKKVALELGGKNPNIIFDDADFDLAVDYALNGVFFHAGQICSAGARIMVQDGIHDRFVEALQQRMEKIIVGNGFDEKTQMGPLISAEHLSKVEKYVEIAKDEGAKLVLGGKRPDDPSLQNGYFYMPTLFTECKNDMRIVQEEVFGPVITIERFSTEEEVIKRANDTIYGLSAGFWTRDPDRIERVSKALRFGTVWANDFNVYFVQAPWGGYKQSGLGRELGKIGLEEYTEVKHIYRNHATEAFNWFGV is encoded by the coding sequence ATGATCACAGGTAAACTCTATATCAACGGACAATGGGTCGAATCGCAATCCGGCAAGGAACGCATAATACTCAACCCATTCGATGCTTCGGCCATTGCCACTGTCGCCGAAGGAAACCGCACCGACACCAAGGCAGCCATCAAAGCGGCACGACACGCCTTTGACCACGGGGGCTGGCCGCAGACTCCTGCTTCGGAACGGGCAAGACTCCTATTCAGGCTTGCAGACCTCATTGAACGAGACAATGAAGAACTCGCCCGCCTCGAAAGTCTGGACACCGGCAAGACTGTGGAGGAAAGCCGCTGGGACATGAACGATATCGCCGGCATCTTCCGTTACTTTGCAGGACTGGCCGACAAAGACGGTGGCGAAGTCATTGCTTCGCCCAATCCGAATTCAACCAGCACGATAGTTCGGGAACCCGTAGGCGTATGCGGACAGATTTCACCTTGGAACTACCCGCTGCTCCAAGCCTCATGGAAAATGGCCCCGGCATTGGCTGCCGGGTGCACCATTGTCATAAAACCAAGCGAAATCACACCGCTGACCACCCTCAAGGTCACGGAACTGGCCGAAGAAACGGGCTTCCCGTCCGGAGTCGTCAACACGGTCCTCGGCCCCGGCCCAGAAGTGGGTGCAGAGTTGGCCGAAAGCGATGACGTGGACCTCATTTCCTTCACTGGCGGCATCGCCACGGGCAAAACAATCATGCGCGCCGCTGCGGACAACGTGAAGAAAGTCGCTCTGGAACTGGGCGGCAAAAATCCCAACATCATCTTTGACGACGCCGACTTCGACCTCGCCGTGGATTACGCCCTCAACGGCGTCTTCTTCCACGCCGGTCAGATATGTTCCGCCGGGGCACGCATCATGGTGCAGGACGGTATCCATGATCGTTTCGTGGAAGCCCTGCAACAGCGAATGGAGAAAATTATCGTCGGCAACGGCTTTGACGAGAAGACCCAGATGGGCCCACTCATCTCAGCCGAGCATCTGAGCAAGGTCGAAAAATATGTCGAAATAGCCAAGGACGAGGGAGCCAAGCTCGTGCTGGGCGGCAAGCGCCCCGATGATCCGTCCCTGCAAAACGGCTATTTCTACATGCCCACCCTGTTCACGGAATGCAAAAATGACATGCGTATCGTGCAGGAGGAAGTCTTTGGTCCGGTCATCACGATTGAACGGTTCAGCACGGAAGAAGAAGTCATCAAACGGGCAAACGACACCATTTACGGTCTGTCCGCCGGTTTCTGGACGCGGGACCCGGACCGCATCGAACGCGTATCCAAGGCGCTTCGCTTCGGCACGGTCTGGGCCAATGACTTCAACGTCTATTTCGTTCAGGCCCCATGGGGCGGCTACAAGCAGTCCGGTCTGGGACGGGAACTCGGGAAGATCGGCCTCGAAGAATACACCGAGGTCAAACACATATATCGCAACCACGCCACCGAGGCTTTCAACTGGTTCGGCGTGTAA
- the betA gene encoding choline dehydrogenase produces the protein MKQYDYIIVGGGSAGSVLANRLSANPNNKVLVLEAGLPDFKFDFRIHMPAALTYPLAGKTYNWWYESDPEPHMNNRRIYQPRGKVLGGSSCINGMIYIRGNAMDYEKWSREDGLENWSYAHCLPYFKRFECRTAGADEYQGAVGPLYLTEPDNDNPLFDAFFRAVQEAGYPVTKDVNGYQQEGFGKFDRNTYRGRRWNAARAYVHPAKNRRNLTIKCLAMTTRILFEGKRAVGVEYTRGKKVFKAYGGEIISCGGAINSPQLLQLSGVGNANELSALGIDVVQDLPGVGENLQDHLELYVQYACKKPVSMYPALKWYNQPWIGLKWLFAGKGEAATNHFEAGGFIRGNDQVEYPNIQYHFLPIAIRYDGSAPNEGHGYQVHVGPMNTDVRGHVKIKSNDPAQHPGILFNYLSTEQEKREWVEAIRKTREIMTQPAFDEYRGKELAPGAQAQTDEEILDFVAREGESAYHPSCTCAMGTHDMAVTDSELRVHGVEGLRVVDASVMPYVTNGNIYAPVMMIAEKAADTILGNTPLAPEKAPFYKHEK, from the coding sequence ATGAAACAATACGATTACATAATTGTCGGCGGCGGTTCCGCAGGTTCCGTCCTTGCCAACCGCCTGAGCGCCAATCCGAACAACAAAGTCCTTGTTCTGGAAGCAGGCCTCCCGGATTTCAAGTTCGATTTCCGTATTCACATGCCAGCCGCCCTGACCTATCCGCTGGCAGGCAAGACCTACAACTGGTGGTATGAGTCCGATCCCGAACCCCACATGAATAACCGCCGCATCTACCAGCCGCGCGGCAAGGTGCTCGGCGGCTCCAGTTGCATCAACGGCATGATCTACATCCGCGGCAACGCCATGGATTACGAAAAATGGTCCAGGGAAGACGGACTCGAAAACTGGTCCTATGCCCACTGCCTGCCCTATTTCAAACGATTCGAATGCCGCACCGCCGGTGCCGACGAGTATCAGGGAGCGGTCGGTCCTCTCTACCTGACCGAACCAGACAACGACAATCCGCTCTTCGACGCCTTCTTCAGGGCTGTGCAGGAAGCCGGCTATCCTGTGACCAAGGACGTTAACGGCTATCAACAGGAAGGATTCGGCAAATTTGATCGCAACACCTATCGCGGACGTCGCTGGAACGCGGCCCGTGCTTACGTTCACCCAGCAAAGAACCGCCGCAACCTGACCATCAAATGTCTGGCAATGACCACGCGCATCCTGTTTGAGGGCAAACGCGCCGTCGGCGTCGAATACACCCGCGGCAAAAAGGTATTCAAGGCATACGGCGGCGAAATCATCTCCTGCGGCGGTGCCATCAACTCTCCGCAGTTGCTCCAGCTTTCCGGCGTAGGCAACGCCAACGAACTTTCCGCTCTCGGAATCGACGTGGTGCAGGACCTCCCCGGTGTGGGTGAGAACCTTCAGGATCACCTTGAACTCTATGTCCAGTATGCCTGCAAGAAACCGGTCTCCATGTACCCTGCACTCAAATGGTACAACCAGCCATGGATCGGCCTGAAATGGCTGTTCGCGGGCAAGGGCGAGGCCGCCACAAACCACTTTGAGGCCGGTGGATTCATTCGCGGCAACGATCAGGTGGAGTATCCCAACATCCAGTACCATTTCCTGCCCATCGCCATCCGCTACGACGGCTCGGCACCTAACGAAGGCCACGGCTATCAAGTCCACGTCGGCCCCATGAACACCGATGTTCGCGGCCATGTAAAAATCAAATCCAACGATCCGGCGCAGCATCCCGGCATCCTGTTCAACTACCTTTCCACCGAGCAGGAAAAACGCGAGTGGGTCGAGGCCATCCGCAAGACGCGTGAGATCATGACCCAGCCCGCATTTGATGAATACCGGGGCAAGGAATTGGCTCCGGGCGCACAGGCCCAGACCGACGAGGAAATCCTCGACTTCGTGGCTCGCGAAGGCGAATCCGCCTACCACCCGAGCTGCACCTGCGCCATGGGCACGCACGACATGGCGGTCACCGATTCCGAACTTCGCGTCCACGGCGTGGAAGGCCTGCGCGTGGTCGACGCCTCTGTCATGCCTTACGTAACCAACGGCAACATTTACGCCCCGGTCATGATGATCGCGGAAAAAGCCGCGGACACCATCCTCGGCAATACGCCGCTGGCACCTGAAAAAGCCCCCTTCTACAAGCACGAAAAATAA
- a CDS encoding GntR family transcriptional regulator: MTASNTISPLFLPVQAGRASEEIALQIEAAIVDGRLSPGERLPSEREMQSQFGTGRGVVREAIKILKQKGLLEVKKGSKGGAYVRQMDVSNVSESLALFLKQHPVNPERLIEFRESLDRTIAQLAIAHGEKSEKEELLRESLRLKSMLREDEPDFLATSELDRQLNIMLVRMARNPLFEWVMHALQMGFSSHDYALYENPTYRERAAANWSDTAKAIADGELMRALAFIGHHYVLLRKCVDEKAAPTNEPDAEFLQEDNH, from the coding sequence TAACACTATTTCCCCCCTTTTCCTTCCCGTGCAGGCAGGACGAGCCAGCGAAGAAATCGCTCTGCAAATTGAAGCCGCCATCGTTGACGGCCGCCTGTCTCCGGGAGAACGACTGCCAAGCGAACGGGAAATGCAATCCCAGTTCGGAACAGGGCGCGGTGTCGTCCGGGAAGCCATCAAGATTTTGAAACAAAAGGGCCTTCTGGAAGTCAAAAAGGGGTCCAAGGGCGGAGCTTATGTCCGACAGATGGACGTAAGTAACGTTTCCGAATCATTGGCTCTATTTCTCAAGCAACACCCCGTGAACCCCGAAAGACTGATTGAATTCCGCGAGTCTCTGGACCGGACCATCGCACAATTGGCCATCGCTCATGGAGAAAAATCCGAAAAGGAAGAATTGCTCAGAGAGTCTCTTCGACTGAAGTCCATGCTTCGTGAAGACGAACCGGACTTCCTCGCTACCAGCGAACTGGACCGCCAGTTGAACATCATGCTGGTCCGCATGGCCCGCAACCCCCTTTTCGAATGGGTGATGCATGCCCTTCAGATGGGTTTCAGTTCACATGATTACGCCCTTTACGAGAATCCGACGTACCGGGAAAGAGCCGCTGCCAACTGGAGCGACACCGCCAAGGCCATCGCAGACGGCGAACTCATGCGCGCTCTGGCGTTTATCGGCCACCACTACGTGCTGCTACGCAAGTGCGTCGACGAAAAGGCGGCGCCTACCAACGAGCCCGATGCAGAATTCCTTCAAGAAGACAACCACTAG